In Chiloscyllium punctatum isolate Juve2018m chromosome 38, sChiPun1.3, whole genome shotgun sequence, a single genomic region encodes these proteins:
- the sirt1 gene encoding NAD-dependent protein deacetylase sirtuin-1 isoform X2: MADGDHLRKRARLDAPDPAPGPTSTTTPTGTGEHRQRAAGTQQQASGADTQHDPQPNEIPESGSAPGAASLSGGYEVNAASEEIVPNGVRSWESDDDDKTSHASSSDWTPRTRIGPYSFVQQHLMLGTDPRSILKDLLRGSSPPPDLDDMTLWQIVLNILSEPPKRKKRKDINTLEDVVRILKESKKIMVLTGAGVSVSCGIPDFRSRDGIYARLAVDFPDLPDPHAMFDIEYFRKDPRPFFKFAKEIYPGQFQPSLCHKFIALLDKQEKLLRNYTQNIDTLEQVAGIGRIVECHGSFAMASCLMCKYKVDCEAIRKDVFNQVVPQCPKCPPDVPLAIMKPDIVFFGENLPEQFHRSMKYDKDEVDLLIVIGSSLKVRPVALIPSSVPHHVPQILINREPLNHLNFDVELLGDCDVVINELFHRLGGEFEELCSNPIKLTEITEKPPRLQKESKCPSFDLPPTPPILTEDSSSCEQEIESHRLTARKVSITKSCEPVGESTTSCADENPEQSEGEKDLHEKELESKSSVEESFGNCTDESVENSCPNPGHHVPSNIKHTKEAFKREWSNKYPKEQISKRLGDSQYLFLAPSRYIFHGAEVYSDSEGDDGSSSANSVSNNESCSSQSVGDGEEESEIEEFPHGIEEEGVSAHYGALGMYFETGHLAGGNVLSESVENPMQSECEDGNLLE, from the exons ATGGCGGACGGGGATCATCTCCGGAAGAGAGCCCGGCTCGATGCTCCCGACCCGGCCCCGGGcccaacctccaccaccaccccaaccGGCACCGGGGAGCACAGGCAGAGAGCGGCCGGGACCCAGCAGCAGGCCTCCGGGGCCGACACCCAGCACGATCCGCAGCCGAATGAGATCCCGGAGAGCGGGTCGGCACCAGGAGCAG CCAGCTTATCTGGAGGATATGAGGTAAATGCTGCTTCTGAGGAAATTGTTCCAAATGGGGTTCGTTCTTGGGAAAGTGATGACGATGACAAAACATCCCATGCAAGCTCAAGTGACTGGACTCCACGTACCCGGATAG GTCCTTACAGTTTTGTCCAGCAGCATCTCATGCTGGGTACCGATCCACGTTCTATCCTGAAGGATCTGTTGCGAGGGAGCAGTCCTCCACCTGATCTCGATGACATGACACTGTGGCAGattgttctgaacattttgtCAGAGCCACCAAAACGGAAGAAGCGCAAAGATATTAACACCCTTGAGGATGTGGTGAGGATCTTGAAAGAGAGCAAAAAAATCATGGTCCTTACTGGAGCTGGG GTCTCTGTTTCATGTGGAATACCAGACTTCAGATCAAGAGATGGAATCTACGCCAGATTAGCAGTAGATTTCCCAGACCTTCCAGATCCTCATGCCATGTTTGATATTGAATATTTTAGAAAAGACCCCCGGCCATTTTTTAAGTTTGCAAAG GAGATTTATCCTGGCCAGTTCCAGCCATCTCTTTGCCACAAATTTATAGCTTTGCTGGATAAGCAAGAGAAGCTGCTGCGGAATTACACCCAGAACATCGACACCCTGGAACAGGTTGCTGGCATTGGCAGGATTGTCGAGTGTCATG GCTCATTTGCGATGGCTTCTTGTTTGATGTGCAAATATAAAGTTGATTGCGAAGCAATCAGGAAAGATGTTTTCAACCAG GTAGTGCCCCAGTGCCCAAAATGTCCACCTGATGTTCCTCTTGCAATTATGAAGCCAGATATAGTATTCTTTGGAGAAAATCTACCAGAGCAATTCCACAGAAGTATGAAATATGACAAAGACGAGGTTGATCTCCTAATTGTGATCGGATCTTCCTTAAAAGTGCGGCCAGTGGCCCTCATACCAA GCTCTGTACCACACCATGTGCCTCAGATACTCATTAATAGGGAGCCCTTGAATCACCTGAACTTTGATGTGGAACTGTTGGGCGACTGTGATGTTGTCATTAATGAGCTATTTCATCGTTTGGGTGGAGAGTTTGAAGAACTTTGCAGCAATCCCATAAAGCTGACAGAAATCACTGAAAAGCCGCCACGATTGCAAAAAGAGTCAAAATGTCCCTCGTTTGATCTTCCACCCACGCCTCCCATTTTAACAGAAGATTCTAGTTCATGTGAACAAGAAATAGAATCTCACAGATTGACCGCAAGAAAAGTTTCTATCACTAAAAGTTGTGAACCTGTTGGAGAATCTACTACAAGTTGTGCAGATGAAAATCCAGAGCAATCTGAGGGAGAAAAAGATCTTCATGAGAAGGAACTGGAGAGCAAGAGTTCTGTGGAGGAAAGTTTTGGAAATTGCACTGACGAATCTGTTGAGAATAGTTGTCCAAACCCAGGGCATCATGTTCCAAGTAATATAAAGCATACTAAAGAAGCCTTCAAAAGAGAATGGAGCAATAAATATCCAAAAGAACAAATCAGCAAAAGATTGGGTG ATTCCCAGTATTTGTTCTTGGCACCCAGTCGGTACATCTTCCACGGTGCTGAAGTCTACTCGGATTCTGAGGGAGATGACGGCTCATCTTCTGCCAACAGTGTTAGCAACAATGAATCCTGCAGCAGCCAAAGTGTTGGTGATGGGGAGGAGGAGAGCGAGATTGAAGAATTTCCTCATGGAATAGAGGAGGAAGGAGTTAGTGCTCATTATGGAGCTTTGGGGATGTACTTTGAGACTGGGCATCTCGCAGGTGGCAATGTGTTGAGTGAGTCTGTTGAAAACCCCATGCAAAGTGAATGTGAAGATGGTAATCTGTTGGAATAA
- the sirt1 gene encoding NAD-dependent protein deacetylase sirtuin-1 isoform X1 yields the protein MADGDHLRKRARLDAPDPAPGPTSTTTPTGTGEHRQRAAGTQQQASGADTQHDPQPNEIPESGSAPGAASLSGGYEVNAASEEIVPNGVRSWESDDDDKTSHASSSDWTPRTRIGTGPYSFVQQHLMLGTDPRSILKDLLRGSSPPPDLDDMTLWQIVLNILSEPPKRKKRKDINTLEDVVRILKESKKIMVLTGAGVSVSCGIPDFRSRDGIYARLAVDFPDLPDPHAMFDIEYFRKDPRPFFKFAKEIYPGQFQPSLCHKFIALLDKQEKLLRNYTQNIDTLEQVAGIGRIVECHGSFAMASCLMCKYKVDCEAIRKDVFNQVVPQCPKCPPDVPLAIMKPDIVFFGENLPEQFHRSMKYDKDEVDLLIVIGSSLKVRPVALIPSSVPHHVPQILINREPLNHLNFDVELLGDCDVVINELFHRLGGEFEELCSNPIKLTEITEKPPRLQKESKCPSFDLPPTPPILTEDSSSCEQEIESHRLTARKVSITKSCEPVGESTTSCADENPEQSEGEKDLHEKELESKSSVEESFGNCTDESVENSCPNPGHHVPSNIKHTKEAFKREWSNKYPKEQISKRLGDSQYLFLAPSRYIFHGAEVYSDSEGDDGSSSANSVSNNESCSSQSVGDGEEESEIEEFPHGIEEEGVSAHYGALGMYFETGHLAGGNVLSESVENPMQSECEDGNLLE from the exons ATGGCGGACGGGGATCATCTCCGGAAGAGAGCCCGGCTCGATGCTCCCGACCCGGCCCCGGGcccaacctccaccaccaccccaaccGGCACCGGGGAGCACAGGCAGAGAGCGGCCGGGACCCAGCAGCAGGCCTCCGGGGCCGACACCCAGCACGATCCGCAGCCGAATGAGATCCCGGAGAGCGGGTCGGCACCAGGAGCAG CCAGCTTATCTGGAGGATATGAGGTAAATGCTGCTTCTGAGGAAATTGTTCCAAATGGGGTTCGTTCTTGGGAAAGTGATGACGATGACAAAACATCCCATGCAAGCTCAAGTGACTGGACTCCACGTACCCGGATAGGTACAG GTCCTTACAGTTTTGTCCAGCAGCATCTCATGCTGGGTACCGATCCACGTTCTATCCTGAAGGATCTGTTGCGAGGGAGCAGTCCTCCACCTGATCTCGATGACATGACACTGTGGCAGattgttctgaacattttgtCAGAGCCACCAAAACGGAAGAAGCGCAAAGATATTAACACCCTTGAGGATGTGGTGAGGATCTTGAAAGAGAGCAAAAAAATCATGGTCCTTACTGGAGCTGGG GTCTCTGTTTCATGTGGAATACCAGACTTCAGATCAAGAGATGGAATCTACGCCAGATTAGCAGTAGATTTCCCAGACCTTCCAGATCCTCATGCCATGTTTGATATTGAATATTTTAGAAAAGACCCCCGGCCATTTTTTAAGTTTGCAAAG GAGATTTATCCTGGCCAGTTCCAGCCATCTCTTTGCCACAAATTTATAGCTTTGCTGGATAAGCAAGAGAAGCTGCTGCGGAATTACACCCAGAACATCGACACCCTGGAACAGGTTGCTGGCATTGGCAGGATTGTCGAGTGTCATG GCTCATTTGCGATGGCTTCTTGTTTGATGTGCAAATATAAAGTTGATTGCGAAGCAATCAGGAAAGATGTTTTCAACCAG GTAGTGCCCCAGTGCCCAAAATGTCCACCTGATGTTCCTCTTGCAATTATGAAGCCAGATATAGTATTCTTTGGAGAAAATCTACCAGAGCAATTCCACAGAAGTATGAAATATGACAAAGACGAGGTTGATCTCCTAATTGTGATCGGATCTTCCTTAAAAGTGCGGCCAGTGGCCCTCATACCAA GCTCTGTACCACACCATGTGCCTCAGATACTCATTAATAGGGAGCCCTTGAATCACCTGAACTTTGATGTGGAACTGTTGGGCGACTGTGATGTTGTCATTAATGAGCTATTTCATCGTTTGGGTGGAGAGTTTGAAGAACTTTGCAGCAATCCCATAAAGCTGACAGAAATCACTGAAAAGCCGCCACGATTGCAAAAAGAGTCAAAATGTCCCTCGTTTGATCTTCCACCCACGCCTCCCATTTTAACAGAAGATTCTAGTTCATGTGAACAAGAAATAGAATCTCACAGATTGACCGCAAGAAAAGTTTCTATCACTAAAAGTTGTGAACCTGTTGGAGAATCTACTACAAGTTGTGCAGATGAAAATCCAGAGCAATCTGAGGGAGAAAAAGATCTTCATGAGAAGGAACTGGAGAGCAAGAGTTCTGTGGAGGAAAGTTTTGGAAATTGCACTGACGAATCTGTTGAGAATAGTTGTCCAAACCCAGGGCATCATGTTCCAAGTAATATAAAGCATACTAAAGAAGCCTTCAAAAGAGAATGGAGCAATAAATATCCAAAAGAACAAATCAGCAAAAGATTGGGTG ATTCCCAGTATTTGTTCTTGGCACCCAGTCGGTACATCTTCCACGGTGCTGAAGTCTACTCGGATTCTGAGGGAGATGACGGCTCATCTTCTGCCAACAGTGTTAGCAACAATGAATCCTGCAGCAGCCAAAGTGTTGGTGATGGGGAGGAGGAGAGCGAGATTGAAGAATTTCCTCATGGAATAGAGGAGGAAGGAGTTAGTGCTCATTATGGAGCTTTGGGGATGTACTTTGAGACTGGGCATCTCGCAGGTGGCAATGTGTTGAGTGAGTCTGTTGAAAACCCCATGCAAAGTGAATGTGAAGATGGTAATCTGTTGGAATAA